One region of Chaetodon auriga isolate fChaAug3 chromosome 5, fChaAug3.hap1, whole genome shotgun sequence genomic DNA includes:
- the serpind1 gene encoding heparin cofactor 2 has translation MWVITVISVACLMVSSSLAGIKDLSSHFSDPEPDPRGFEDGAVDIEAIPLEFHKENTVTNDLIFDGFEDEDYIDFDKILAAGSDDYIEGDEIDEIATPAPDIDIFAEPSDPKIRRARLLRLFHGRTRLQRINIVNARFGFNLYRSLRNDVNQSDNILLAPAGISIAMGMMSLGAGSGTHDQIYKALGFAEFVNASHHYDNTTVHKLFRKLTHRLFRRNFGYTLRSVNDVYVKKDVSVKDSFRAETKAYYFAEPQSVDFRDPAFLSKANRRILKLTKGLIREPLKSVDPNMVLMLLNYLYFKGTWEQKFPKEMTHYRNFRVNEKTNVRVPMMTNKGNYLAAADHELECDILQLPYTGNISMLIALPRKITGMRTLEQEISPTVVNKWLKNMTNRTREVVLPRFKLEQNYDLIENLKEMGLTNLFQESGDFSDMTSEKVAMNWLKHQGTITVNEEGTEAAALTQVGFMPLSSQIRFTVDHPFLFLIYEHRTDCLVFMGRVVNPSQT, from the exons ATGTGGgtcatcactgtcatttctGTGGCCTGTCTGATGGTCAGTTCATCCCTGGCTGGCATCAAAGACCTCAGCTCTCACTTCAGTGACCCTGAACCAGACCCCAGAGGCTTTGAAGATGGGGCAGTGGACATAGAGGCCATTCCCCTGGAGttccacaaagaaaacacagtcacTAATGACCTAATTTTTGATGGTTTTGAGGATGAAGATTATATTGATTTTGATAAAATTCTGGCTGCGGGCAGTGACGACTACAT TGAGGGGGATGAGATAGATGAGATTGCCACACCGGCGCCTGACATCGACATCTTCGCCGAGCCCTCCGACCCAAAGATTCGCCGTGCCAGACTCCTGCGACTGTTCCACGGTCGGACTCGCCTCCAACGCATCAACATTGTTAACGCTCGTTTCGGTTTTAACCTCTATCGAAGTCTTCGTAACGACGTCAACCAGAGCGACAACATCCTGCTAGCACCTGCCGGCATCTCCATCGCTATGGGGATGATGTCTTTAGGGGCGGGATCTGGAACTCACGATCAGATCTACAAAGCTCTGGGATTCGCCGAGTTTGTCAATGCCAGCCATCACTATGACAACACGACAGTGCACAAGCTGTTCAGGAAGCTGACgcacagactcttcaggaggAACTTTGGTTACACGCTACGCTCTGTAAATGATGTCTACGTGAAGAAGGATGTGTCAGTGAAAGATTCTTTCCGGGCAGAAACGAAGGCTTATTATTTTGCAGAGCCGCAGTCGGTGGATTTCAGGGACCCCGCCTTCCTGAGCAAGGCCAACCGTCGTATCCTAAAACTGACCAAAGGGCTGATCAGGGAACCGCTCAAGAGTGTCGACCCAAATATGGTGCTGATGCTTCTCAACTACCTGTACTTCAAAG GTACATGGGAACAGAAATTCCCCAAAGAAATGACTCACTATCGCAACTTCCGAGTTAACGAAAAAACAAATGTGCGTGTGCCAATGATGACCAACAAGGGGAACTACCTGGCTGCTGCCGATCATGAACTGGAGTGTGACATCCTACAG CTCCCATACACaggaaacatcagcatgctcatTGCTTTGCCCAGGAAGATCACTGGCATGAGGACTTTGGAGCAGGAGATCTCTCCCACTGTTGTCAACAAGTGGCTCAAAAACATGACTAACAG GACGCGAGAGGTGGTGCTGCCTCGGTTCAAACTGGAGCAGAACTATGACTTGATTGAAAATTTGAAGGAGATGGGCCTCACCAACTTGTTCCAGGAGAGTGGAGATTTCTCTGATATGACCTCTGAAAAAGTGGCCATGAACTGG CTGAAGCACCAGGGAACCATCACTGTGAATGAAGAGGGCACAGAGGCGGCTGCTTTGACCCAAGTGGGCTTCATGCCCCTCTCCTCTCAGATCCGCTTCACTGTGGACcatcccttcctcttcctcatctacGAGCACCGCACAGACTGCCTTGTGTTCATGGGCCGGGTGGTCAATCCTTCACAGACCTAA